In Falco biarmicus isolate bFalBia1 chromosome 7, bFalBia1.pri, whole genome shotgun sequence, a single window of DNA contains:
- the LARGE2 gene encoding xylosyl- and glucuronyltransferase LARGE2 isoform X1 has protein sequence MLRSWRMKLKLLLATVTLAILLSWLYLFVGSLEYGRFLLLPPCLGEQPTRDVEREALASRVCRVEEENEQLRLQLGQAQAEGSDGSPQWGTSAEDGDPHGGERSNRTACPKQRTVHKCELLHIAIVCAGHNASRDVVTLVKSILFHRKNPLHFHFITDSVAHRILQMLFQSWMVPSVHVSFYNADDLKPEVSWIPNKHYSGIYGLMKLTLTKALPSNLSKVIVLDTDITFATDIAELWAVFGKFSDKQVIGLVENQSDWYLGNLWKNHKPWPALGRGFNTGVILLLLDRLRRLGWEQMWRLTAERELMSMLSTSLADQDIFNAVIKQNPALVYRLPCFWNVQLSDHTRSEQCYTELSDLKVIHWNSPKKLRVKNKHVEFFRNLYLTFLEYDGNLLRRELFGCASLPSPPSDQLQQALEELDEDDPCYDFRQQHLTQHRIHLFFLQYEFLALPGPTDVTLVAQLSMDRLQMLEAICKHWAGPISLALYMSDAEAQQFLRYAQASEVLSARRNVAYHIVYKEGQFYPINLLRNVALANTQTPYVFLTDIDFLPMYGLYDYLRNSIQQLELPQRKAALIVPAFETLHYRLTFPKSKAELLSMLDMGSLYTFRYHVWPKGHAPTDYAKWRTATVPYRVAWQPDFEPYVVVRRDCPKYDQRFVGFGWNKVSHIMELDAQEYELLVLPNAFMIHMPHAPSFDISKFRLSAGYRGCLQTLREEFHQDLSRRYGAAALKYLTAERSL, from the exons ATGTTGCGCTCCTGGCGCATGAAGCTGAAGCTGCTGCTCGCCACGGTGACCCTGGCCATCCTCCTCTCCTGGCTCTACCTCTTCGTGGGCAGCCTCGAAT ATGGCCGCTTCCTCCTGCTGCCGCCCTGCCTGGGCGAGCAGCCGACCCGGGACGTGGAGCGGGAGGCGCTGGCCTCGCGGGTGTgcagggtggaggaggagaaCGAGCAGCTCCGTCTGCAGCTCGGCCAGGCGCAGGCGGAAGGCAGCGATGGCAGCCCGCAGTGGGGGACCTCTGCCGAGGATGGGGACCCCCACGGGGGTGAGAGGAGCAACCGCACGGCCTGCCCCAAGCAGCGGACGGTGCACAAGTGTGAG CTCCTGCACATTGCGATTGTGTGCGCCGGGCACAACGCGAGCCGGGATGTGGTCACCCTGGTGAAATCCATCCTCTTCCACAG GAAAAACCCCCTCCACTTCCACTTCATCACGGACTCTGTGGCCCACCGAATCCTCCAGATGCTCTTCCAGTCCTGGATGGTGCCCTCCGTCCACGTCAGCTTCTACAACGCCGATGACTTGAAG CCGGAGGTGTCCTGGATCCCCAACAAGCACTACTCCGGCATCTACGGGCTGATGAAGCTGACGCTTACCAAGGCACTGCCCTCCAACCTATCCAAGGTCATCGTCTTGGACACCGACATCACCTTCGCCACCGACATCGCCGAGCTCTGGGCCGTCTTTGGGAAGTTTTCTG ACAAGCAGGTGATTGGGCTGGTGGAGAACCAAAGCGACTGGTATTTGGGCAACCTGTGGAAAAACCACAAACCGTGGCCGGCCCTGGGACGTGGCTTCAACACGG GGGTGATCCTGCTCCTTCTGGACCGCCTTCGTCgcctgggctgggagcagatgTGGCGGCTGACGGCGGAGCGGGAGCTCATGAGCATGCTCTCCACCTCGCTGGCCGACCAG GACATCTTTAACGCGGTGATCAAGCAGAACCCGGCCCTGGTGTACCGGCTCCCCTGCTTCTGGAACGTGCAGCTCTCCGATCACACCCGCTCGGAGCAGTGCTACACCGAGCTCTCGGATCTCAAG GTGATCCACTGGAACTCGCCCAAGAAGCTGCGCGTGAAGAACAAGCACGTGGAGTTCTTCCGCAACCTCTACCTGACCTTCCTGGAGTACGATGGGAACCTGCTGCGCCGGGAGCTCTTTGGCTGTGccagcctccccagcccccccagcgaCCAG ctgcagcaggcactggAGGAGTTGGACGAGGACGATCCCTGCTACGATTTCCGCCAGCAGCACCTCACGCAGCACCGCATCCACCTCTTCTTCCTGCAGTACGAGTTCCTGGCCCTTCCTGGCCCCACCGATGTCACCCTTGTGGCCCAGCTCTCCATGGACAG GTTACAGATGCTGGAGGCCATCTGCAAGCACTGGGCAGGCCCCATCAGCCTGGCGCTGTACATGTCGGATGCGGAGGCTCAGCAGTTCCTGCGCTACGCCCAGGCCTCGGAGGTGCTGAGCGCCCGCCGCAACGTCGCCTACCACATCGTCTACAAGGAGGGGCAGTTCTACCCCATCAACCTGCTGCGCAACGTGGCCTTGGCCAACACGCAGACACCGTACGTCTTTCTGACGGACATTGACTTCTTGCCTATGTACGGCCTCTACGATTACCTCAG GAACTCcatccagcagctggagctgccccaGAGGAAGGCAGCTCTCATCGTGCCGGCTTTTGAGACCTTGCACTATCGCCTGACCTTCCCCAAAtccaaagcagagctgctctccatgCTGGACATGGGATCCCTCTACACCTTCAG GTACCACGTGTGGCCAAAAGGCCATGCCCCAACTGACTACGCCAAGTGGCGGACGGCCACCGTGCCGTACCGTGTGGCGTGGCAGCCGGACTTCGAGCCTTACGTTGTAGTGAGGCGAGACTGCCCCAAGTATGACCAGAGGTTCGTGGGCTTCGGCTGGAACAAGGTGTCCCACATCATGGAGCTGGATGCGCAG GAGTATGAGCTGCTGGTCCTGCCCAACGCCTTCATGATCCACATGCCCCACGCCCCCAGCTTTGACATCTCCAAGTTCCGCCTGAGCGCAGGGTACCGGGGCTGCCTCCAGACGCTGCGGGAGGAGTTCCACCAGGACCTGTCGCGGCGGTACGGGGCTGCCGCACTCAAATACCTCACCGCCGAGAGGAGCCTCTGA
- the LARGE2 gene encoding xylosyl- and glucuronyltransferase LARGE2 isoform X2 → MAARSGGPLPRMGTPTGVRGATARPAPSSGRCTSVRKNPLHFHFITDSVAHRILQMLFQSWMVPSVHVSFYNADDLKPEVSWIPNKHYSGIYGLMKLTLTKALPSNLSKVIVLDTDITFATDIAELWAVFGKFSDKQVIGLVENQSDWYLGNLWKNHKPWPALGRGFNTGVILLLLDRLRRLGWEQMWRLTAERELMSMLSTSLADQDIFNAVIKQNPALVYRLPCFWNVQLSDHTRSEQCYTELSDLKVIHWNSPKKLRVKNKHVEFFRNLYLTFLEYDGNLLRRELFGCASLPSPPSDQLQQALEELDEDDPCYDFRQQHLTQHRIHLFFLQYEFLALPGPTDVTLVAQLSMDRLQMLEAICKHWAGPISLALYMSDAEAQQFLRYAQASEVLSARRNVAYHIVYKEGQFYPINLLRNVALANTQTPYVFLTDIDFLPMYGLYDYLRNSIQQLELPQRKAALIVPAFETLHYRLTFPKSKAELLSMLDMGSLYTFRYHVWPKGHAPTDYAKWRTATVPYRVAWQPDFEPYVVVRRDCPKYDQRFVGFGWNKVSHIMELDAQEYELLVLPNAFMIHMPHAPSFDISKFRLSAGYRGCLQTLREEFHQDLSRRYGAAALKYLTAERSL, encoded by the exons ATGGCAGCCCGCAGTGGGGGACCTCTGCCGAGGATGGGGACCCCCACGGGGGTGAGAGGAGCAACCGCACGGCCTGCCCCAAGCAGCGGACGGTGCACAAGTGTGAG GAAAAACCCCCTCCACTTCCACTTCATCACGGACTCTGTGGCCCACCGAATCCTCCAGATGCTCTTCCAGTCCTGGATGGTGCCCTCCGTCCACGTCAGCTTCTACAACGCCGATGACTTGAAG CCGGAGGTGTCCTGGATCCCCAACAAGCACTACTCCGGCATCTACGGGCTGATGAAGCTGACGCTTACCAAGGCACTGCCCTCCAACCTATCCAAGGTCATCGTCTTGGACACCGACATCACCTTCGCCACCGACATCGCCGAGCTCTGGGCCGTCTTTGGGAAGTTTTCTG ACAAGCAGGTGATTGGGCTGGTGGAGAACCAAAGCGACTGGTATTTGGGCAACCTGTGGAAAAACCACAAACCGTGGCCGGCCCTGGGACGTGGCTTCAACACGG GGGTGATCCTGCTCCTTCTGGACCGCCTTCGTCgcctgggctgggagcagatgTGGCGGCTGACGGCGGAGCGGGAGCTCATGAGCATGCTCTCCACCTCGCTGGCCGACCAG GACATCTTTAACGCGGTGATCAAGCAGAACCCGGCCCTGGTGTACCGGCTCCCCTGCTTCTGGAACGTGCAGCTCTCCGATCACACCCGCTCGGAGCAGTGCTACACCGAGCTCTCGGATCTCAAG GTGATCCACTGGAACTCGCCCAAGAAGCTGCGCGTGAAGAACAAGCACGTGGAGTTCTTCCGCAACCTCTACCTGACCTTCCTGGAGTACGATGGGAACCTGCTGCGCCGGGAGCTCTTTGGCTGTGccagcctccccagcccccccagcgaCCAG ctgcagcaggcactggAGGAGTTGGACGAGGACGATCCCTGCTACGATTTCCGCCAGCAGCACCTCACGCAGCACCGCATCCACCTCTTCTTCCTGCAGTACGAGTTCCTGGCCCTTCCTGGCCCCACCGATGTCACCCTTGTGGCCCAGCTCTCCATGGACAG GTTACAGATGCTGGAGGCCATCTGCAAGCACTGGGCAGGCCCCATCAGCCTGGCGCTGTACATGTCGGATGCGGAGGCTCAGCAGTTCCTGCGCTACGCCCAGGCCTCGGAGGTGCTGAGCGCCCGCCGCAACGTCGCCTACCACATCGTCTACAAGGAGGGGCAGTTCTACCCCATCAACCTGCTGCGCAACGTGGCCTTGGCCAACACGCAGACACCGTACGTCTTTCTGACGGACATTGACTTCTTGCCTATGTACGGCCTCTACGATTACCTCAG GAACTCcatccagcagctggagctgccccaGAGGAAGGCAGCTCTCATCGTGCCGGCTTTTGAGACCTTGCACTATCGCCTGACCTTCCCCAAAtccaaagcagagctgctctccatgCTGGACATGGGATCCCTCTACACCTTCAG GTACCACGTGTGGCCAAAAGGCCATGCCCCAACTGACTACGCCAAGTGGCGGACGGCCACCGTGCCGTACCGTGTGGCGTGGCAGCCGGACTTCGAGCCTTACGTTGTAGTGAGGCGAGACTGCCCCAAGTATGACCAGAGGTTCGTGGGCTTCGGCTGGAACAAGGTGTCCCACATCATGGAGCTGGATGCGCAG GAGTATGAGCTGCTGGTCCTGCCCAACGCCTTCATGATCCACATGCCCCACGCCCCCAGCTTTGACATCTCCAAGTTCCGCCTGAGCGCAGGGTACCGGGGCTGCCTCCAGACGCTGCGGGAGGAGTTCCACCAGGACCTGTCGCGGCGGTACGGGGCTGCCGCACTCAAATACCTCACCGCCGAGAGGAGCCTCTGA